The DNA segment TCGCTCGAGCAATCCGGTCACGGACCGCATTAAAGATATTTTACCTAAGGTAGAACTTCTTCCTGGCGATCTTTTGGATCAAGTTTCATTACTTGAGGCGGTGGAACAGTCTAATCCTGACGAGGTTTACAACCTCGCGGCGCAGAGCTTTGTGCAGACCTCCTGGAACCAGCCGGTATTGACTGCAGACTTTACCGCGGTGGGCGTGACCAAACTCCTCGAAGCCGTAAGGCGCGCGGCCCCTAAAGCACGATTCTATCAAGCCTCTTCCAGCGAAATGTACGGTAAAGTTCAGGCGGTTCCGCAAGACGAGAACACGTCGTTTTATCCTCGCTCTCCTTATGGAGTGGCTAAGCTCTATGGCCACTGGATCACAATTAACTATCGTGAATCTTTCAATATGCACGCCACCAGCGGGATATTGTTCAATCACGAAAGCCCTCGCCGAGGATTTGAATTCGTCACTCGCAAAATCACCCATCAAGTGGCAATGATCAAGCATGGACTCGCGACGGAATTGCGTTTAGGCAACATGGATGCAAAGCGGGATTGGGGATTTGCAGGAGATTACGTGGAAGCCATGTGGCTCATGCTTCAGCAGGATAAAGCGGACGACTATGTGATCGCGACGAACGAAACTCATACTGTTAAAGAATTCGTGGAGTTAGCTTTTGAACGTGCGGATCTCGACTGGCAAAAATATGTAAAAATCGATGAGCGCTTTATGCGTCCAGCAGAAGTGGATCTTCTTATCGGGGATTATGCGAAAGCAAAAAAAGATCTCGGCTGGGAACCTAAGACCTCATTCAAACAGCTTGTGCACATGATGGTCGATTCGGATATTCAATTAGTTAAAGCCATGAACTAAGATGAGAGTGTTATTCACTGGTGGCAATGGGTTCATCGGTCGCCATCTGCAGAAAAAACTTCAGCAGGAAAATATAGAGGTGGTAGCTCCGGTCATCGACCTGCTGGAGACTGACAAGTGGCGTAACACTATCGAATCGACCGACTTCGATGTTTTTGTCCATCTCGCGGGCATGAGTTCTGTGCCCGAATGTGAAAAACAAGTTACCAATACTTTTAGAATTAATGTCGAGTCCACCTATCACCTGGCTTCGATGGTTGCTGAAATTCAGCCAAAGGCCCATTTTATTTTTCCGAGCACTGGCCAGATCTACGATGTGTCTTATAGCTCTGAGGAAGGTCATATTTACTCCGAACAGGATAAAATCGCACCTCGGAATCTGTACGCCCTTAGTAAATATTTGGCCGAAGAATCTCTTAGAACTCTTGTTAAAAACAAAAAATTGAAAACCACTGTTCTCAGAATTTTTACGCACATCCATAAGTCTCAACGACCCGATTTCTTTTTAGCGTCGGTTTATCAGCAGCTCCTCCTCGCCAAAAGCGAGGGAAGAAGGAAGGCGGATGTTGTCGTTGGAAATATTAACATCGAGAGAGATTTTGGAGTCATTCAGGATTTGATATCGGCCTTAGCCCTATTGATTCATCGTGGGCCGGCGCATGCGCATGAAATGAACGTCTTTCAAATTTCGTCAGGAACTAGCAAGAATCTCAAAAGCCTCATCGAGACCCTCGCTGCAAAAATGGACATGGTTGTCGATTGCAAGGTTGACGAAAAATTGTTTCGAGGGAACGAGCCTAAGGTGATTAACGCATCATATGATAAGTTTCGGGCTGTTTACGGATGGAAACCAAAGCAGTCGAAATCTGAAGAGATTTTAATAACCGCTTTCTTAGAAAATCTGTGAGGAGTTAAATGCGCTATTTTGGACAGTTTGAACCACCCGTTGATAAGTTCATTTATGAAAGGTACTTTAAGTATCTGGATCGTAAGGGAAGTTTTATTGAATGTGGTGCGTTTGATGGAATTTCCGAATCCTCATGTTATATTTTTGAAGCTTTGCTTGGCTGGAGTGCGATTAATGTCGAGCCTTCGCCGATACCGTATCAGACGTTGAAGCTCAATAGACCAAATTCGATCAATATAAATAAAGCCTTATCGAATCGTAGAGGTCAGCTGACATTTAAATTGGCTATTCATCCCACCCTTAATCATGCTTTCGGAAACAGTTCACTATCACATAGTGATGCCCATCTGCGTGAACTGGAGGGGTCCGGGTGTACGTTCGAAAACATTCTTGTGGAGACGGTGACCTATGATGACTTAATCACTGAAGTAAAATTAAAAAGCCTCGATCTATTCGTTCTTGATGTCGAAGGTCATGAGATCAATGTGTTAGAAAGCATGCGTGATTCGCGATTAGGAATCTTTCCTACGGTATTTGTTGTAGAGCACGGTCATTTAGGGGTCGAAAAGCTTCGCGAAATAATTGAACCGCTAGGATACTTATACGATGTGAGTTCCCACGTGAATTCCTACTTTGTCAGAACTGAGGCGGGAGGCCATGTGCTTCGGTCTATGTCTGACCACGATTCACAGTTATTATTGGAGTCTGGGATTAAGGATCTAACCTCTAAATTCGATAAATTGATGGGTAATCTAATACTGGAGAGGGATTCTTTGAGAACAGAAATTATAATGATTAAGAGTTCGCCGTCTTGGAAGTTAACAATTCCCCTAAGATTCTGTAAAAAGGTCTTTAAAAGTATCATTCGTAAGATCCTTCGTGTTGACGCACCTCAATAGAGACGGTGTTTTTTGAGAACTCTGGTGTCGTTACTCTCTCTTGGATTCATTAGATTAGTTGATCTTTTTAAAGGGAGAATGATACACAAGCATATGAAATTAAAGGGGATTGAAGATGGATGTTAGAACGGTCTACGACACAATTATTGTTCCAGCTATTAATGAGATAAATCAAGGTGCCGCGTCGACAAGGCAAATCGAATTAAACGAAAGCACTCGCTTAATTGGCGAGGGTTCAAAGATAGATTCCCTGGGACTAGTTACTTTAATCGTTGCCATTGAGGAGCATGCGTATAACCAAACAAAGAAACAGATTACAGTGGCTTCGGAAAAGGCAGTCGCAAGAACTTCTAGTCCTTTTAGAACTGTGCAGTCTCTAACATCTTATGTACATGAACTAATAAACGAAAAGGTTTAGTGCTTTATGGGAACGATTTTGATTACTGGATGCTCTAAAGGCATTGGAAGATATTTGACGGAACAGTATTGTAATCAAGGTCACAAAGTAATTGGCGTCAGCAGATCTGTTTGCGATTTTGCGCATTCGCAATTCCTCCACTTTGTTTGTGATGTTTCCGATGAAAGCTCTGTCATTGAAACAATTTTAAAAATCCGGTTAACTGAACCAGAAGGCATCGATGTCTTGATAAACAATGCAGGTATTGCATCGATGAATCATGTATTACTCACTCCTTCGTCCACCCTACATAAGCTTTTTAGCACTAACGTTTATGGAACCTTTTTCTTTTCTAGAGAAGCTGCAAAATTAATGAAAAAACGCAAACGGGCTCGGATAATTAACTTTTCAACCGTAGCGGTTCCTCTCAGTCTTGAGGGTGAAGCAGTATATGCGGCATCAAAAAGTGCTGTGGAGACTCTTACCAAAATCATGGCAAAAGAACTTGCAGGTTTTTCTATTACAGTAAATGCCGTTGGTCCAACACCAATCGAAACTGACTTGATAAAGAATGTTCCCAAAAATAAACTTGAGGATTTACTTAAATCACAAGCAATTCGGAGATTCGGTACGTTTGCAGATGTAAAGAATGTTATTGATTTTTACATGAGCGATCAGTCAGATTTTATAACTGGCCAGGTGATCTATCTTGGAGGTGTAAGCTGATTGAATTTTTAATCGAAGTATTTCGACAGAACTCAAATAGAGAATGCGTTGTTTTTAATGATCGCATATTTCTCTATTCCGATCTGCTAGCAGGTATTCAGACCGCTCAGTCAAAATTAGATGAACTTGGATTAGGCCCCGGTGATGTTGTGACAATTGAGGGTGATTACAATCCACTTTCGATCGCTTTTTTACTTGCGACCATAGAGCGAAAAGGCGTCGCAGTCCCTTTAACAGAGTCTGTAAAGGCTAAAAAAGACGAGTTTAAGCGGATAGCCCAGGTCAATGTGGAAGTTAAGATATCTCAAGATGGGGAGTTGATTTCCTTGCATCGCAATGAGCGCCCTGTTACGCACGAGATCTTGATAGATTTGAAGTCTAAAGAGCATCCGGGTTTGATTCTTTTCTCGTCAGGCTCGACGGGAGCAAGTAAGGCTGCCGTGCATGATATGGTCCCCTTCCTGGAGAAGTTTAAGGTAAGGCGGCATTCAAAGCGCGCTATCTCATTTCTATTATTTGATCACATTGGCGGATTGAACACATTATTTTATGCTCTTTCTAACGGCGGTACTGTGATTACTGTTTCAGATCGTTCGCCAAATGTTGTGCTTGAAGCAATTCAAAAGCATAGAGTTGAAGTTTTACCAACATCACCGACATTTTTGAATCTTCTTCTGCTGAGTGAAAGTTTGGAAACATATGACCTTTCCAGCTTAAAGTTGATCACTTATGGGACGGAAATGATGCCTGAGTCTACATTAACTAGGATTCGGGAAACTCTACCAAAAGTAGAGTTATTGCAGACTTATGGACTGTCTGAAGTGGGAATACTGCGGTCTAAATCTGAATCTTCAGACTCCCTTTGGGTCAAAATAGGTGGAGAAGGATACGAAACTAGAGTGCGGGATAACATGTTAGAGATTAAGGCGAAGTCTGCAATGCTTGGTTATTTGAACGCACCCTCTCCTTTTACCGAAGACGGCTGGTTCATCACAAAAGATTTAGTTGAGACTAAGGGTGAGTATTTTAAATTTTTAGGACGGCAGTCCGACGTAATAAATATTGGTGGAGAAAAAGTCTATCCTGCAGAGATTGAAAGTGAAATTATATCGTTTCCTCAAGTCATCGATGTGATCGTGCATTCGGAGAAGAATGCAATTGCGGGTAATATTGTTGTGGCAAAAGTTTGTTTGAAGCCCGGGACTGATGAGAGCGCGTTTAAAATACAGCTAAGAAGAGACCTTCTTATGCGTTTACCCTCTTATAAGGTTCCACAAAAGTTATTGTTTTTTAAGGAGCCGTTTCATACCGAACGGTTTAAAAGAAGTAGGTCCTAATGCGACTCATTATTATTGGTGCAGGCGGTTTTGGTAGGGAAGTTTTTCAGTGGGCTACTGACCAATATTCAGCTGAAGCTATCAAGGGCTTCTTAAGTCCAAATGCATCTGATCTTGATGGGTTTAGAATTGATAAACCGATTCTGGGAACTGAAGATACCTACGAATTTCAGTCTGAGGACCGATTTATTTTAGCCGTAGGCTCTCCAAAAATTAGAAAAAATATTTCAGACAAAATTTTGAGTCGCGGTGGAAAGTTTATTAATCTTATTCACCCGACGGCGGTCGTGAGTCAACTTGCGACAATTGGTGAGGGTGTAATTATTTGTCCTTTCGCACTTGTGAGCCCTAATGCAAATATTGAGGATTTCTCCGTCCTAAACTTTTATTGTTCAGTGGCTCATGATGCTACGCTAGGGAAATACTCGGTGATGTCTCCCTATTCAACACTCAACGGAAATTCACAAACCTTCGAGGGGGTTTTTCTGGGAACGGGAGTGTCGCTTGCTCCGAGAGTGGAGATCGGAGCGTGGTCGAAGATAAGCGCTGGGCTGGCTGTCGTATCCAGTGTGGGCGATAATACTTTGGCCCCACCGAATAAAATTAAAATTATGAGGGGTCTTTTATGAAAATTCCTGTAGCAAAACCTTCCTTGTCTGGAAACGAACGAAAGTATGTTTTGGAGTGTATTGAAACTGAATGGATTTCCTCTAATGGGAAATATATAGGTAAGTTTGAGGATGCGTTTAGTAAATATGTTGGGGTGAAGCACGCGCTCACATGTTCAAATGGAACAGTCGCATTACATTTACCTCTGATGGCAATGGGAGTAGGGCCTGGAGATGAAGTTATCGTTCCCACGCTTACCTATATTGCCACGGCGAATGTCGTCAAATATGTCGGAGCCAATTTAGTTTTGGCGGATTGCGATCCATTGAATTGGACCGTCACTGCAAAAGACATCGAGGCGAAGATTACGACTAAAACGAAGGCAATTATTATCGTTCATCTTTATGGCCATCCGGTGGATATGGATCCGATTATGGATCTTGCAAGGAAACACAATATCTACGTTATTGAAGACTGCGCGGAGTCTCTTGGCGCTACTTATAAGGATCGACCCACTGGCTGTATTGGGCATGTAGGTACCTTTAGCTTTTTTGGGAACAAAACTATTACTACAGGTGAAGGTGGAATGGTTACCACGAACGATGACGATCTCGCTGCAAAAATGCGCATGCTTAAAGGGCAGGGTATGGATCCTAGTAAACGTTACTGGCATCCCATTGTTGGTTATAATTATAGAATGACGAATATACAGGCGGCAATTGGTCTGGCCCAGCTTGAAAGAATAGGCTGGCATCTTGAGCAGCGCCGTCGAGTCGCAGGTACCTACTCAAAAGAGCTTATGGCACGTGATTTACCATTAGCAGTTCAGAGAGAATCGGAGAATATTTACCATTCTTATTGGATGTTTTCCGTCGTACTAGAGAGCGGTGTCAGGGTCAGTCGTGACGAGTTAATTATGGAAATGGACAAAAATGGCGTGGAAACTAGGCCTATATTCTATCCTATGCACATTATGCCACCCCATTTATCGTCTGAAAAATTTCCGGTTGCAGAAAAAATTGCATCCAATGGATTGAATCTGCCAACTTTTTCGGAGTTAACGAATGAGCAGATAAAAATTGTCGTGGATACATTAGAGTCTATTGTACGGAAATAGAAAGTTAGAATGAGACTACTGTACGCACTTGCACATCCAACCTTAAGAACAATCGATATAAATATGTTGATGGATGGCGGATTCGAGGTTATCCCGTCTTTTTGTCATATTAATTTTCGAGGAAAATACCGGCTAGATCCGCGCGAGTCCGATAATCCTATGACCGAAATAAATCGGCGGTGGAGAGCGGAGTGCTCAATCCCTGAAGAGGACCTTTTTAAGATTAGATTGACGGATTTTTATAAGGTTTCGGATACTCCGTTTACGATGCCCGAAGGACGTTCAAGAGTTGAAATAAGTACTTTTGATCAGGCGGGATCGGTAACTCCCGAACAAGCGATTTTAATCAACAAATATATTGATGTTATCGTCGTTCAAAGTTTCCCCAACGTTGTTCCGGGAATTTTAAAGTGGTTTAAAGGGGTAGTGGTATTCAGAATTTTTGGCAATGAGCGACCTGATTTTAGTGTGTGGACCTGGTACAAAAACTATCTTTACAATAAGGATTCGATTGCATTTGAAATCCATCGCGATCGTTACATATCTCTATCTGTGTTCAATGGAATAATTGAGACTGAGCAAAAGTCAATCTTAGGAAAGCAACCGTTAGTATTGATTGCTGCGGTGATGGAAGGAATCCGAGATCAGGTGGGGGGGCTGCGTTGGGAGGGGAAACTATCGTTACCTGCGGTGGTGACAAATATATCATACATAGATATTTCCCCGAGCTGGAGAAGTTATTACGAGGATTTTGCGAAAGCTTTTTCTAATCTTGATTTCGCAGTTTTCGGAAAAAACGATCCTAACAATGCCTACTGCAAAAATGACTATCATATCAAACCTCAAATTTCCGACTTCCAAGAATATCTCTCAATGTACTGCAAGTATCGCGTCTTTTGTAACGTTGGAAAATTAAAGCAACACTCTCAGTACACCCCCTTTGAGGCAGCGGCGATGGGTGTTCCCGTATTATTTCTTAGTTCGAGTGCAATCGCTCATGAAGCAAAAAAGTTTTTCTCAGATAAAGAACTAATAGTGATGGGAATGTGTGAAAGTTTGCAAGACATGGCTTTACGAGCGAAAGCTTGTTTGGATGATGTGGAATATGCGATTTCTCTTCGTGATGAACAGATTAAATTATTTCATGTCACATTCGGTGCGGATACTGCTCGAAAGCAGGCTGTAGAGTTTCGAAAGATGTGTGCGAGTTTGCTCGAGTCGAGTCAAGTCACTTCTTCTGTCCTGCCACAGTTGAATTCGGTAAGTGCAGGTAGAAACAAACGTATGTTGTGGGCTTTCTATCATAAGTCCAATCGGTTTGAAGAAGTGCCATTGTGGATCAAAGCAGGATATGAGATTGTTCCTATTCGGATGCCGGCCCATCTCGCAAATTATCAGGGAACATCTTATGATGATGAAAATGACCCTATGTATGTCGATTGGAAAAGCACATGTACCTTGGACCCAAAAATTGTTGAGGTTCTACGCGATATTCCGTTAGTGAAACCCGGATCTCATCTCGACCAGGGCAATATTTCCAGTGAGCAGATCCAGTGGCTCAATAATCATTTTGGTTATATTTACGTTCCCGCATCAGTGAGTATGGCGCTACACCTGCTCGAGGGGGGATATAAGGGGATAATTCTAAACCGATATTATGGTCATTATCATCTAGATAAAAATTTGACTGTGTTATCAAGCGACGTTCACTATCAAGCGTTGCGACTCTTCAATAACTATATTTGGCTTCCGGGAATGAAAAAACTAACGGATGGAGAATCTTCGGCAATTGCTAAGCCAAAATCAATGGTCGATGTATCTTATCTTCACCGAACAGCACAAATATTTGACGATCTCAAGTGGGAAGCAGACTCTAGTGCTGCCCATGTGGTAACAGTGATTTCCATGTTACATACAGAACTTTCTCACTATTATTTTAACTTTTTAAAATATTTCGGACACTTACCATACAAAATACTGGGGAAAAACGACCTAGAAGTACTTCGCTCTCATGAAATTTACGATACCGATGTTGTGGGGGTTATGAATAAGGAAGAAGATGTCTACAGGTTATTTGCTAAAGCTAGGGTTTATATAGAGCCTGGTTTCAATCCTAGACATTCGCATTACACGCCCATAGAAGCGCTTCATATAGGAATTCCGGTTATTTTTCACAGAGACTCTGGATTCGCAAATGAACTTTCAAATTTTTTCGTTGAAGAAGTTTTGTCAAAGAATGGCATGTGCACAACCTGGGAGTCTATGTCAATTTTGGCAGAGAAGTGTCTAATAGATATTGAGTTTGCAAAAAAACTAGCTAACCAGCAAAAAGTATTTATTTCTTTCATCAGCAAGGACAGCGTTGTTGCGCAAATGATAGAAGTTCAACGATTGGCTGACCAAATTAGGAATTCCTACTTTATTTGGGATATTTTTCCGTTCACGATGCTAAGAGTCGCTATTCTTTTTTGCTTACGTTCGTATTATAGAATGAAGCGTGGCTATAACAAGATCTCGCGAGTGATCAAAAGGATTTTCAAGATTTTCAAAGTTATTTATAAGGTCCTGCGTAAAGTTTTTTATTTTTTACTTTTAATTTTAGGAGTGATCGACGATAAAAACCAAGTCCTTCAACGTATTAAAAGTAAACTTATTCAAATCCTTAAGAAGTATAATGTGAGTCTTTAAAGACCCAGAATTTTTGGCCAAAAAAATTGATAATCGTTGATGCGGCGGTAGCCGTAAAAAATGCCAATTGGACAGAGCTTTCACCGAAGATTTGAAGAGTCATATAATTTACCCCCACGTTTACAAGTAAGCTGAACCCGTAAAGTAAGCAGAACCGCATGGAATCGTTATCGGAAACTCTATTTTCTTTAAAGGTGAAGTTTTTATTTGCGTAATAGGAGAAACATGTCCCAGCCAGAAATGAAAAAAACTTCGATGGTGATGGGTGGAATTCCACACTGACCAGAACGGTGTAGGTAAAGAAGTCGACGAGGAATGTTATTGAACCTACGATTAGGAATTTGAATAACTCTTTGTGCATTTGAGATCTTAGATTACCAGCAAGTTGCCATACAGTGTAAGCCTGAGATTTTAACGCAGTGGCTATATAAGTCAGGTCTTAGGCGCAAAAACGGTCAATTACAAGTATGTTATTTTAGTATGGCCAAGAGATTAATAGTGCAAGATTATTTGCAAGCTTTACTTAAAATGAATGAGACGATTAATTCCTATTTGCCCTTTTGGAATCAAGGGCAAGGTGGAAATATTTCCTTAAAATCTGAGTCGATCATAGCGATCAAGCCCACAGGGTTTCGATTAGATCAACTTCGTGGATGGGATGATTTTGCGACTTTAAACTTTTTAGACTTTGCTATTGAACTTAAAAATCTGGCCCAGAGCTCTTCCTCAACCCTGCTTTAC comes from the Bdellovibrionales bacterium genome and includes:
- a CDS encoding FkbM family methyltransferase translates to MRYFGQFEPPVDKFIYERYFKYLDRKGSFIECGAFDGISESSCYIFEALLGWSAINVEPSPIPYQTLKLNRPNSININKALSNRRGQLTFKLAIHPTLNHAFGNSSLSHSDAHLRELEGSGCTFENILVETVTYDDLITEVKLKSLDLFVLDVEGHEINVLESMRDSRLGIFPTVFVVEHGHLGVEKLREIIEPLGYLYDVSSHVNSYFVRTEAGGHVLRSMSDHDSQLLLESGIKDLTSKFDKLMGNLILERDSLRTEIIMIKSSPSWKLTIPLRFCKKVFKSIIRKILRVDAPQ
- a CDS encoding SDR family oxidoreductase, with protein sequence MGTILITGCSKGIGRYLTEQYCNQGHKVIGVSRSVCDFAHSQFLHFVCDVSDESSVIETILKIRLTEPEGIDVLINNAGIASMNHVLLTPSSTLHKLFSTNVYGTFFFSREAAKLMKKRKRARIINFSTVAVPLSLEGEAVYAASKSAVETLTKIMAKELAGFSITVNAVGPTPIETDLIKNVPKNKLEDLLKSQAIRRFGTFADVKNVIDFYMSDQSDFITGQVIYLGGVS
- a CDS encoding DegT/DnrJ/EryC1/StrS family aminotransferase, translated to MKIPVAKPSLSGNERKYVLECIETEWISSNGKYIGKFEDAFSKYVGVKHALTCSNGTVALHLPLMAMGVGPGDEVIVPTLTYIATANVVKYVGANLVLADCDPLNWTVTAKDIEAKITTKTKAIIIVHLYGHPVDMDPIMDLARKHNIYVIEDCAESLGATYKDRPTGCIGHVGTFSFFGNKTITTGEGGMVTTNDDDLAAKMRMLKGQGMDPSKRYWHPIVGYNYRMTNIQAAIGLAQLERIGWHLEQRRRVAGTYSKELMARDLPLAVQRESENIYHSYWMFSVVLESGVRVSRDELIMEMDKNGVETRPIFYPMHIMPPHLSSEKFPVAEKIASNGLNLPTFSELTNEQIKIVVDTLESIVRK
- a CDS encoding NAD(P)-dependent oxidoreductase; protein product: MRVLFTGGNGFIGRHLQKKLQQENIEVVAPVIDLLETDKWRNTIESTDFDVFVHLAGMSSVPECEKQVTNTFRINVESTYHLASMVAEIQPKAHFIFPSTGQIYDVSYSSEEGHIYSEQDKIAPRNLYALSKYLAEESLRTLVKNKKLKTTVLRIFTHIHKSQRPDFFLASVYQQLLLAKSEGRRKADVVVGNINIERDFGVIQDLISALALLIHRGPAHAHEMNVFQISSGTSKNLKSLIETLAAKMDMVVDCKVDEKLFRGNEPKVINASYDKFRAVYGWKPKQSKSEEILITAFLENL
- a CDS encoding fatty acid--CoA ligase family protein, with translation MTIEGDYNPLSIAFLLATIERKGVAVPLTESVKAKKDEFKRIAQVNVEVKISQDGELISLHRNERPVTHEILIDLKSKEHPGLILFSSGSTGASKAAVHDMVPFLEKFKVRRHSKRAISFLLFDHIGGLNTLFYALSNGGTVITVSDRSPNVVLEAIQKHRVEVLPTSPTFLNLLLLSESLETYDLSSLKLITYGTEMMPESTLTRIRETLPKVELLQTYGLSEVGILRSKSESSDSLWVKIGGEGYETRVRDNMLEIKAKSAMLGYLNAPSPFTEDGWFITKDLVETKGEYFKFLGRQSDVINIGGEKVYPAEIESEIISFPQVIDVIVHSEKNAIAGNIVVAKVCLKPGTDESAFKIQLRRDLLMRLPSYKVPQKLLFFKEPFHTERFKRSRS
- a CDS encoding GtrA family protein translates to MHKELFKFLIVGSITFLVDFFTYTVLVSVEFHPSPSKFFSFLAGTCFSYYANKNFTFKENRVSDNDSMRFCLLYGFSLLVNVGVNYMTLQIFGESSVQLAFFTATAASTIINFFGQKFWVFKDSHYTS
- the gmd gene encoding GDP-mannose 4,6-dehydratase, encoding MKRALITGITGQDGSYLAELLLGKGYKVYGLVRRSSNPVTDRIKDILPKVELLPGDLLDQVSLLEAVEQSNPDEVYNLAAQSFVQTSWNQPVLTADFTAVGVTKLLEAVRRAAPKARFYQASSSEMYGKVQAVPQDENTSFYPRSPYGVAKLYGHWITINYRESFNMHATSGILFNHESPRRGFEFVTRKITHQVAMIKHGLATELRLGNMDAKRDWGFAGDYVEAMWLMLQQDKADDYVIATNETHTVKEFVELAFERADLDWQKYVKIDERFMRPAEVDLLIGDYAKAKKDLGWEPKTSFKQLVHMMVDSDIQLVKAMN